In Collimonas arenae, a single genomic region encodes these proteins:
- a CDS encoding 2-hydroxyacid dehydrogenase — protein sequence MLSTLLILNPLSEQSLQRIAQDWQIVYAPTTQQRSAAIASHAEHIRAVLTIGSIGLQAREIAALPKLELICALGAGFENIDVAAARERGIVVSNGAGTNDACVADHAMGLLLATVRGIPQLGVALHQGIWRDALPLPPSVSGKRLGIVGLGTIGKQIARRAAGFDMAIGYHNRSMRNDVPFTYFATLLELAVWADFLIIATPGGAGTRHMVNAPVLDALGPEGFIVNIARGSVIDTAALAHALREGRVAGAGLDVYESEPLPPTELLDLPNAVLTPHVAGWSPESVAETVRLFLENSQRHFSGQPVLTPV from the coding sequence ATGCTTTCTACTCTCCTTATCCTCAACCCTTTGTCCGAACAAAGTCTGCAGCGCATCGCACAAGACTGGCAGATTGTGTATGCCCCTACGACCCAGCAGCGCAGCGCTGCCATCGCTAGCCACGCCGAACACATTCGGGCGGTGCTGACGATCGGTTCGATCGGTTTGCAGGCGCGGGAAATCGCAGCCTTGCCAAAACTGGAATTGATATGTGCGCTCGGCGCCGGCTTTGAAAACATTGATGTGGCTGCGGCGCGCGAGCGCGGCATTGTGGTCTCCAACGGCGCCGGCACCAACGATGCCTGTGTCGCCGATCATGCCATGGGCTTGTTGCTGGCGACGGTGCGCGGCATTCCGCAACTGGGCGTGGCGCTGCATCAAGGCATTTGGCGCGATGCGCTGCCTTTGCCACCAAGCGTCTCCGGTAAGCGGCTGGGGATTGTCGGGCTGGGTACGATCGGCAAGCAGATCGCACGCCGCGCCGCCGGTTTCGATATGGCGATCGGCTATCACAATCGTTCGATGCGTAATGATGTGCCATTCACGTATTTTGCGACATTGCTTGAACTGGCCGTCTGGGCAGATTTCCTGATAATCGCCACTCCCGGCGGCGCCGGCACCCGGCATATGGTCAATGCACCGGTGCTCGATGCATTGGGGCCGGAGGGGTTTATCGTCAATATCGCGCGCGGCAGCGTGATCGATACCGCCGCATTGGCCCATGCATTACGTGAGGGCCGGGTTGCCGGCGCCGGTCTCGATGTATATGAAAGCGAGCCTTTGCCGCCGACAGAGCTGCTGGACTTGCCGAATGCGGTGCTGACGCCGCATGTGGCAGGATGGTCGCCGGAGTCCGTCGCCGAGACGGTGCGGCTGTTCCTGGAAAACAGCCAGCGGCATTTTTCCGGGCAGCCTGTGCTGACGCCGGTTTGA
- the wecB gene encoding non-hydrolyzing UDP-N-acetylglucosamine 2-epimerase, with protein MKVLSIFGTRPEAVKMAPVVKALSRETGIQSLVCVTGQHRLMLQQVLDLFDIKVDHSLDVMLPNQTLNGLSARLIGLLDPVLEAVNPDRILVHGDTTTAMIAALTAFHRRIPVAHVEAGLRTGDLTQPWPEEMNRRYVDVVSDLLLAPTTGAKTNLAAENLAGRIIVTGNTVIDALRLTIESIVFNRQLQQRLDAHFPYLQPDKKLLLVTGHRRENFGSGFAEICDALATLSHRSDIQIVYPVHLNPNVQGPVQATLSHLPNIHLIEPLDYLLFVRLMQRSHVILTDSGGVQEEAPSLGKPVLVMRNVTERPEAVAAGTVQLVGTDSARIVAAVSQLYDDDASWQQATQRINPYGDGYAAERIVDVLCGRTITEFSVGNFAPQEKERLMANSFQNT; from the coding sequence GTGAAAGTTCTATCCATCTTTGGTACGCGTCCGGAAGCGGTAAAAATGGCTCCGGTAGTCAAGGCTCTTTCCCGCGAGACCGGGATTCAGTCGCTTGTCTGCGTTACCGGCCAGCATCGGCTCATGCTGCAGCAGGTACTCGATCTGTTTGACATCAAAGTCGATCACAGTCTCGACGTGATGTTGCCGAACCAGACTCTGAACGGTTTGAGCGCGCGTCTGATCGGCCTGCTCGACCCTGTGCTTGAAGCGGTCAACCCTGACCGCATCCTGGTGCATGGAGATACCACTACCGCCATGATCGCCGCATTGACAGCATTTCATCGACGTATTCCGGTGGCGCATGTCGAAGCCGGCCTGCGTACCGGCGATCTGACGCAGCCCTGGCCGGAAGAAATGAATCGCCGCTACGTCGATGTGGTGAGCGACCTTCTGCTGGCTCCCACGACAGGAGCCAAGACCAATCTCGCTGCCGAAAATCTTGCCGGCCGCATTATCGTCACCGGCAACACGGTCATTGATGCGCTGCGCCTGACGATCGAGTCGATTGTCTTTAACCGGCAATTGCAGCAACGTCTCGATGCCCATTTTCCCTATCTGCAGCCGGATAAAAAATTACTGCTTGTCACCGGCCATCGGCGAGAGAATTTCGGCTCCGGTTTCGCCGAGATTTGCGATGCGCTGGCGACGTTATCGCACCGTTCGGATATACAGATCGTCTATCCGGTGCACCTTAATCCGAACGTACAAGGACCGGTGCAGGCAACCCTGTCGCATTTGCCGAATATCCATCTGATCGAGCCGCTCGACTATTTGCTGTTTGTGCGCCTGATGCAGCGCTCGCATGTGATCCTGACAGATTCCGGCGGCGTCCAGGAAGAAGCGCCGTCGCTAGGCAAGCCGGTGCTGGTCATGCGCAACGTGACGGAGCGTCCGGAAGCTGTCGCCGCCGGCACCGTGCAACTGGTCGGCACCGATTCGGCGCGGATCGTCGCCGCAGTTTCCCAGCTGTATGACGATGACGCCAGTTGGCAACAAGCGACGCAGCGCATCAATCCCTATGGAGATGGATACGCGGCAGAGCGAATCGTCGATGTGCTATGCGGCAGAACGATTACTGAATTTAGCGTGGGAAATTTTGCGCCGCAGGAAAAAGAGCGCCTGATGGCAAACAGCTTTCAAAATACCTAG
- a CDS encoding glycosyltransferase family 2 protein, with amino-acid sequence MTTILGVIIFLLVLYTLRHYLFTLNRLFGRQRQPYLDIEQATWPAVVVCVAAHNEERVIADALNALLDVDYPPDRLVIMPVNDRSTDGTRDIIDRIAAAHPGRFTLFHRDGGRPGKAAALRDATERIHAEIIIVFDADYLPARGLIKQLVAPFFDPEVGAIMGRVVPLNAGANLLTRLLDLERAGGYQVDQAARMNLGLVPQYGGTVGGVRRSALEEIGGWNSDMLAEDTDVTFRLLQHGWKTVYQNRSECYEEVPEVWPVRIRQISRWSRGHNQVMERNLMRLLKNPRISLRERVDGVLLLCVFVMPPLLVVGWSITIIQFFMTSHQWLFGWLALSGMVAYGAFGTNAAFFEMAAATYLDGNRNRIRLLPLNIFGFLVSLVAISRAAFVQVLDTLRKRELVWHKTERFRSVSASPIQELLLPRDAMPQGLSAERQEKVA; translated from the coding sequence ATGACCACGATCCTGGGAGTCATCATTTTTTTGCTGGTGCTCTATACGCTGCGGCACTACTTGTTTACCCTCAACCGCCTGTTCGGCCGGCAACGCCAGCCCTATCTCGATATCGAACAGGCGACCTGGCCGGCGGTGGTTGTCTGCGTTGCCGCCCACAACGAAGAACGGGTAATCGCGGACGCGTTGAATGCCTTGCTCGACGTCGACTATCCACCCGACAGGCTGGTGATCATGCCGGTCAACGATCGCTCCACAGACGGCACGCGCGACATCATCGACCGCATCGCCGCTGCGCATCCCGGCCGCTTCACGCTGTTCCATCGGGACGGCGGCCGCCCCGGCAAGGCCGCTGCGTTGCGCGACGCGACCGAACGCATCCATGCTGAAATCATTATCGTCTTCGATGCCGACTACCTGCCCGCACGCGGCCTGATCAAGCAGCTGGTGGCGCCGTTTTTCGATCCGGAGGTCGGCGCCATCATGGGCCGCGTGGTTCCGCTCAACGCCGGCGCCAACCTGTTGACGCGCTTGCTGGATCTGGAACGGGCCGGCGGTTACCAGGTCGACCAGGCGGCACGCATGAACCTGGGCCTGGTGCCGCAATACGGCGGCACGGTGGGCGGCGTACGACGCAGTGCCCTCGAGGAAATCGGCGGCTGGAACAGCGACATGCTGGCAGAAGATACCGATGTCACTTTCCGTCTTTTGCAGCACGGCTGGAAAACCGTGTATCAGAATCGCTCGGAGTGCTACGAAGAAGTTCCCGAAGTCTGGCCGGTCAGAATCCGGCAAATCAGCCGATGGTCGCGTGGCCACAACCAGGTCATGGAACGCAATCTGATGCGCTTGCTGAAAAATCCGCGCATCAGCCTGCGCGAAAGAGTGGACGGCGTCCTGCTGCTCTGCGTATTTGTCATGCCGCCATTGCTGGTGGTCGGCTGGAGTATCACCATCATCCAGTTTTTCATGACCTCACATCAATGGCTGTTCGGCTGGCTGGCCTTAAGCGGCATGGTCGCGTATGGCGCATTCGGCACCAATGCGGCTTTTTTTGAAATGGCTGCGGCAACTTACCTGGATGGCAACCGCAACCGCATCCGCTTGCTGCCGCTGAATATTTTCGGCTTCCTGGTCAGTCTGGTAGCCATATCGCGCGCGGCATTTGTCCAGGTTCTCGACACTTTACGGAAACGCGAACTGGTATGGCATAAAACCGAAAGATTCAGGTCGGTCTCGGCATCTCCCATACAGGAACTGCTCTTGCCGCGCGACGCAATGCCGCAAGGTTTGTCTGCCGAACGGCAAGAGAAGGTTGCCTGA
- a CDS encoding polymer-forming cytoskeletal protein → MNLLYPALLLSSMLLIMLLPYVPALHEWLRPSDVAPLPVRRNEINNLRYFADSFRMTIANMPAINLQKLRDLHTDRTVSIGDKLHVVHQRLDEDAATGYSPSTLRVLQKKNGIVIFVHDAFLPPDSHSQADLFAASDLLVGDGASLRACSAQGAITLGADTVVHRWIDAPCIHVGSNASIDGRITALKEINFCSGSHFIRAGAPTMRFGDSNATAAAAPQASSLRVRHVLDEGERQSAALSQHGDYVVRGAYQLHPGTTVYGNIKTYGDLHLGERTCVAGSLVSNKDIVLAKGCSVLGPVISQNDIVVGPDCRIGTPDAATTMICRRLSIAAGCVVHGVITTQDGAVMASREAADAS, encoded by the coding sequence ATGAACCTTCTTTACCCGGCGCTCTTGTTGAGCAGCATGCTCCTGATCATGCTCCTGCCGTACGTTCCGGCGCTGCACGAGTGGCTGCGCCCCAGCGACGTGGCGCCGTTGCCTGTCAGGAGAAACGAGATAAACAACTTGCGCTATTTCGCCGACAGTTTTCGCATGACCATCGCCAACATGCCGGCGATCAATCTGCAAAAATTGAGGGACTTGCACACCGACCGCACCGTCAGCATCGGCGACAAGCTGCACGTCGTCCATCAACGGCTGGACGAAGACGCCGCCACCGGCTACTCCCCCTCAACCTTGCGCGTGCTGCAAAAGAAGAACGGTATCGTTATCTTTGTCCATGACGCATTCCTTCCACCCGATAGCCATAGCCAAGCCGACCTGTTCGCCGCTTCCGATCTGCTGGTCGGCGACGGCGCCAGCCTGCGCGCCTGCTCGGCCCAGGGGGCGATCACACTGGGTGCGGATACAGTAGTGCATCGCTGGATCGACGCGCCCTGCATCCACGTCGGCAGCAATGCTTCGATTGACGGTCGCATCACCGCGCTAAAGGAAATCAATTTCTGCAGCGGCAGTCATTTTATCCGTGCGGGCGCGCCGACCATGCGCTTTGGAGACTCCAACGCCACCGCAGCGGCGGCGCCGCAAGCGTCATCGCTGCGCGTGCGCCATGTGCTCGACGAAGGAGAGCGGCAATCCGCTGCTCTCAGCCAGCACGGCGATTATGTGGTGCGCGGCGCATATCAGCTACATCCCGGCACAACAGTCTACGGCAACATCAAGACCTATGGCGACTTGCATCTGGGAGAGCGGACTTGCGTTGCCGGCAGCCTGGTTTCCAACAAAGATATTGTGCTTGCCAAAGGCTGTTCGGTACTTGGACCTGTGATCAGTCAAAACGACATCGTGGTCGGTCCCGATTGCCGTATCGGCACACCCGATGCGGCAACCACCATGATCTGCCGCAGGCTGAGCATCGCCGCCGGCTGCGTGGTGCACGGCGTAATCACCACGCAAGACGGCGCCGTGATGGCGTCGCGGGAGGCGGCAGATGCAAGCTGA
- a CDS encoding YaiO family outer membrane beta-barrel protein yields the protein MKTALATLGLSFGCVAIPSSVLADESENILAPPLHQARLMPLPGMPTMLTAEPAAEPVPTLVTEPAAPPQAVASGAPITPTPAATVADTQPVSAPLALAAPVDAAPVAVVPVEAAPAAAPELSPETAALELVAGDGHMSAGYGQARMMALRGMAVTSLGVVQGELTQQTRFGYTGNYGDVSLTHDFSPEYYSTVSIGTGNSPLFSSWRVDTTGYRKFGSERQYVAGIGGYYAKGNESARSDKGLLFTGITYLSGLVIEGGVRLNWADPGSILGPSEYVAATFGSDDRRAIIVRYEHAKETYKVLPGGPELVNFKSNTVNLQWRERISSASLLLAGLEYYRSPLYDRLSLNLGWRWSFR from the coding sequence TTGAAAACAGCACTGGCAACCCTGGGCCTGTCTTTCGGCTGCGTCGCAATCCCTTCTTCCGTGCTGGCTGACGAAAGCGAGAACATACTGGCGCCGCCATTGCACCAGGCTCGCTTGATGCCGCTGCCTGGCATGCCTACCATGCTCACTGCTGAACCGGCCGCTGAACCTGTCCCTACACTGGTCACTGAGCCAGCCGCGCCCCCGCAGGCGGTTGCTTCAGGGGCGCCGATAACGCCAACGCCAGCCGCAACAGTTGCCGATACCCAGCCAGTTTCAGCGCCGCTGGCGCTGGCTGCGCCCGTCGATGCGGCTCCCGTTGCAGTCGTGCCGGTTGAAGCCGCGCCGGCGGCAGCCCCCGAACTCAGTCCCGAAACCGCTGCGCTCGAACTGGTCGCCGGCGACGGCCACATGAGCGCCGGTTATGGCCAGGCCCGTATGATGGCGTTGCGCGGCATGGCAGTGACATCGCTGGGTGTGGTGCAGGGAGAACTGACGCAGCAGACCCGCTTCGGCTATACCGGTAATTACGGTGACGTCTCGCTGACCCACGATTTCTCCCCGGAGTATTACAGCACGGTCAGCATCGGCACCGGCAACAGCCCATTGTTCTCGAGCTGGCGCGTGGATACCACCGGCTACCGGAAATTCGGCAGCGAACGCCAGTACGTCGCCGGCATCGGCGGCTATTACGCAAAAGGCAATGAGAGCGCCCGTTCGGACAAGGGCCTGCTGTTCACCGGTATTACCTATCTGAGCGGGCTGGTCATCGAAGGCGGCGTGCGGCTGAACTGGGCCGATCCAGGATCGATACTCGGTCCCAGCGAATACGTCGCGGCGACTTTCGGCAGCGACGACCGGCGCGCCATCATTGTGCGCTACGAGCATGCCAAGGAGACCTACAAGGTATTGCCGGGAGGGCCGGAACTGGTCAACTTCAAGAGCAATACCGTCAATCTCCAGTGGCGCGAACGCATCAGCTCCGCCAGCCTGCTGCTGGCCGGCCTTGAATACTACCGAAGTCCGCTCTATGACCGGCTATCGCTCAACCTTGGCTGGCGCTGGAGCTTCAGATGA
- the modA gene encoding molybdate ABC transporter substrate-binding protein, which yields MTLLPLTLLAMAITPAKAQDPVKVFAAGSLTGPLTVLAKQFEADTGLPVAMVFGPSGLLLERIEQGEHADVFASANMAHPQQLAREGKAIPALVFTRNRLCVLARPELQLSSENMLAKLLDPSVKIGTSTPKADPGGDYAWLLFAKAGKLQPGAKELLENKARQLVGGKNSPPVPAGQDAVKYFLEHKQADAFIGYCSSRQTVPDARFTKVELPAELAISADFGLTVLNPNTGSHDAAYRFALFLLSPQAQQIFVNYGFSK from the coding sequence TTGACTCTACTGCCTTTGACTCTGCTGGCCATGGCGATTACCCCAGCCAAGGCCCAGGACCCCGTCAAGGTTTTTGCGGCAGGTAGCCTGACCGGCCCATTGACCGTACTTGCCAAGCAATTCGAGGCCGACACCGGCCTGCCGGTGGCAATGGTATTCGGACCATCCGGTCTCCTGCTGGAACGTATAGAGCAAGGAGAGCACGCCGATGTATTTGCATCGGCGAACATGGCGCATCCGCAGCAGCTTGCGCGCGAAGGCAAGGCCATCCCGGCGCTGGTTTTTACCCGTAACCGCTTGTGCGTGCTGGCCCGTCCAGAGCTACAGCTAAGCAGTGAAAATATGCTGGCGAAACTGCTCGACCCCAGCGTCAAGATCGGCACATCAACCCCCAAGGCCGACCCAGGCGGCGACTATGCGTGGCTGCTTTTTGCCAAGGCCGGCAAGCTCCAGCCTGGCGCCAAAGAACTGCTGGAAAACAAAGCCCGGCAACTGGTCGGCGGCAAAAACAGTCCGCCGGTACCCGCCGGCCAGGATGCGGTGAAATATTTTCTGGAACATAAACAAGCCGATGCGTTCATCGGTTATTGCAGTTCACGACAAACAGTACCCGACGCCCGTTTCACCAAAGTAGAACTGCCGGCGGAACTCGCCATTTCGGCGGATTTCGGCCTGACCGTATTAAATCCGAACACAGGATCGCATGATGCAGCGTATCGGTTTGCGTTATTCCTGCTCAGTCCGCAAGCCCAGCAAATCTTTGTTAATTATGGATTTTCAAAGTAA
- a CDS encoding hemerythrin domain-containing protein, giving the protein MWLKTIFNKPETSKRDQEKHDAAKKTVSQPVSLARTVAPLAERAALQPSKGNQIEYDEKLIPQLKGDHAALLLMYSTVANKMSADKWDTVPGSLREMRMAMYGHLLTEGVKLYSYMRRSLAEDPALHDVYRSYKREMDGIGRVAFDFFDKYQGKEWVVSRDARAAFKEEFENLGKVLVDRITREENILYPLYIPS; this is encoded by the coding sequence ATGTGGCTTAAAACAATTTTCAACAAACCCGAAACCAGTAAGCGCGATCAGGAGAAGCACGACGCAGCAAAAAAGACTGTCAGCCAGCCAGTTTCGCTAGCCAGAACAGTCGCCCCCCTTGCGGAGCGGGCGGCATTGCAGCCATCAAAAGGCAATCAGATTGAGTACGACGAAAAACTGATCCCGCAATTGAAGGGCGACCATGCGGCGCTGCTGTTGATGTATTCAACGGTGGCTAACAAGATGAGCGCCGACAAATGGGATACCGTGCCCGGCTCGTTACGCGAGATGCGGATGGCGATGTATGGTCACTTGCTCACCGAGGGCGTCAAGCTGTATTCGTATATGCGGCGCAGCCTGGCGGAGGATCCGGCCCTGCACGATGTGTACCGTTCCTATAAACGGGAAATGGATGGCATCGGCCGCGTAGCGTTTGATTTTTTCGACAAATACCAGGGCAAGGAATGGGTTGTCTCGCGCGACGCACGGGCGGCTTTCAAGGAGGAGTTTGAAAATCTCGGCAAGGTGCTGGTAGATCGCATCACGCGCGAAGAAAATATTCTTTATCCGCTGTATATCCCGTCTTAG
- a CDS encoding DUF3050 domain-containing protein: MTTTTESLQLTLKAKHDLLTNHAVFSAIRTQSDLRLFMEWHVFAVWDFMSLVKRLQADLTTTSIPWYPPANPNAARLINEIVLGEESDITPHGAMTHFDLYLSAMKEIGASTRQIDQFLSMIRKGVAVPTALNRAEALTPIQRFVNSTITTCMDGKTHQVVGSFFYGRENVIPEMFQALLKTWSIAPESVPELNFYLERHIEVDSGEHGPAAQRMIDEITDNDPVQIREVLEAGIRAIDERHQLWDSLLAALQERLS, from the coding sequence ATGACAACGACCACTGAATCATTGCAGCTTACTCTTAAGGCAAAGCACGATTTGCTGACAAATCATGCTGTATTTTCTGCCATACGGACCCAGAGTGATTTGCGCCTCTTTATGGAATGGCATGTTTTTGCGGTATGGGATTTCATGTCGCTGGTGAAACGGCTTCAGGCTGATTTGACCACTACTTCCATTCCCTGGTATCCGCCTGCCAATCCGAATGCTGCGCGTCTGATCAATGAGATCGTGCTGGGGGAAGAGTCTGATATCACGCCGCATGGCGCCATGACGCATTTCGATCTTTATTTGTCCGCGATGAAAGAGATCGGTGCTTCCACCCGGCAGATCGACCAGTTCCTGAGCATGATCAGGAAAGGGGTTGCTGTTCCTACCGCGCTCAACCGGGCGGAGGCGCTGACGCCGATCCAGCGTTTTGTGAACTCTACGATCACTACTTGCATGGACGGGAAGACGCATCAGGTCGTCGGCAGTTTTTTCTACGGTCGTGAAAATGTCATTCCAGAGATGTTCCAGGCGTTGTTGAAGACGTGGAGCATAGCGCCGGAAAGCGTCCCGGAGCTTAACTTCTATCTGGAACGGCATATCGAGGTGGATTCTGGCGAGCACGGGCCGGCGGCGCAGCGCATGATTGATGAAATAACCGATAACGATCCGGTCCAGATCCGCGAGGTGCTTGAAGCGGGTATCCGGGCCATTGATGAGCGCCATCAGTTGTGGGACAGCTTGCTGGCTGCTCTGCAAGAGCGATTATCTTGA
- a CDS encoding DUF3574 domain-containing protein produces MRLMLICPLICAILVSACATLPEGTAGDMCKQAGGSRQLQAELLFGRDINGRGPVTDVERASFMAEVVTPRFPDGLTTWDTRGQWRDEASGKTIREDSFVIRIVAAETPETLTRLAQIRSAYTSQFHQDAVGLLFSHTCASF; encoded by the coding sequence ATGCGCCTCATGCTGATTTGTCCGTTGATCTGCGCAATATTGGTTTCCGCGTGCGCCACGTTACCGGAAGGCACTGCCGGCGATATGTGCAAGCAGGCTGGCGGCAGCCGGCAATTGCAAGCCGAACTGCTATTCGGCCGCGATATTAACGGTCGCGGGCCGGTAACCGATGTCGAACGCGCCAGTTTCATGGCGGAAGTCGTAACGCCGCGTTTCCCGGACGGCCTGACGACTTGGGATACGCGTGGACAGTGGCGCGATGAGGCGAGCGGCAAGACCATTCGGGAAGACAGTTTCGTGATTCGCATCGTTGCAGCCGAAACGCCGGAAACGCTGACGCGCCTGGCGCAGATACGCAGCGCTTATACCAGCCAGTTTCACCAGGATGCAGTGGGTTTGCTGTTCTCGCACACCTGCGCTTCGTTCTGA
- a CDS encoding energy transducer TonB, with protein sequence MSLLEKLLSKTQSANTTPAETVRKVLVRVYLDTAGHVTDVTIRKSCGDPELDARAQREIAAMRFPSKSRGAKTSHNWHDLAYTIHT encoded by the coding sequence ATGAGCCTGCTCGAAAAATTGCTGTCGAAGACGCAAAGCGCAAACACTACGCCGGCCGAAACGGTCAGAAAGGTCCTGGTCCGCGTGTACCTGGACACTGCGGGCCATGTGACTGATGTCACTATCCGGAAAAGCTGCGGCGACCCCGAGCTGGACGCGCGGGCGCAACGCGAGATCGCTGCGATGCGCTTCCCCAGCAAGAGCCGTGGCGCCAAAACCTCGCACAACTGGCACGACCTGGCCTACACCATTCATACGTAA
- a CDS encoding NCS2 family permease, whose translation MMEQQLQPQPVAGLAEPIAVAEGKIDRYFQITARGSTQRREVVAGITTFLAMVYSVFVVPGMLGKAGFDVSAVFVAVCLTTAFGSLLMGLWARLPIAVGCAISLTAFTAFGLVLGKGLSPSVALGAVFLMGLVFTAISVTGVRSWILQNLPSGVAHGTGVGIGLFLLLIASNDVGLVVKNAGPGLPVALGHITAFPVVMSILGLAAIFGLERRRVPGGILLVVVALSLIGLIFDPAVKFTGVFAMPALSSPGHASLIGSMDIKGALSMTVLPSVLALVMTAVFDATGTIRAVAGQAGQVNEKGYIHNGGKALTADSLSSIFAGLVGGAPAAAYIESTVGTAAGARTGLTAVVVGLLFLAVIFFSPLAGLVPSYATAPALMYVGLLMLGSVSRMHMDDMVDAMSGLLCAVFIVLTCNIVTGIMLGFCTLVIGRVVSGEFRKLNVGTVAIAIALAVFYAGGWAI comes from the coding sequence ATGATGGAACAACAACTCCAGCCCCAGCCTGTTGCGGGCCTGGCAGAACCTATCGCCGTGGCCGAAGGTAAAATCGACCGGTACTTCCAGATTACTGCACGCGGCAGCACCCAGCGTCGTGAAGTGGTCGCCGGCATCACCACTTTCCTGGCCATGGTGTATTCGGTTTTCGTAGTGCCCGGCATGCTGGGCAAGGCCGGTTTCGATGTCAGCGCGGTGTTCGTTGCGGTCTGCCTGACGACCGCTTTCGGCTCGCTGCTGATGGGCCTGTGGGCGCGCTTGCCGATCGCCGTAGGCTGCGCCATTTCATTAACTGCATTCACCGCCTTCGGACTGGTGCTCGGCAAAGGCTTGTCGCCATCGGTGGCGCTGGGCGCGGTATTCCTGATGGGTCTGGTCTTCACCGCCATTTCCGTCACTGGCGTGCGTTCCTGGATCCTGCAAAACCTGCCGTCGGGCGTCGCCCATGGCACCGGTGTCGGCATCGGCCTGTTCCTCTTGCTGATCGCATCGAACGATGTTGGCCTGGTTGTCAAAAATGCCGGTCCAGGTTTGCCGGTTGCGCTCGGTCACATCACTGCATTTCCAGTCGTGATGAGCATCCTCGGCCTGGCTGCCATTTTCGGACTTGAGCGTCGCCGTGTACCGGGTGGCATCTTGCTGGTGGTGGTCGCACTGTCGCTGATCGGTTTGATCTTCGATCCGGCGGTTAAATTTACCGGCGTATTCGCCATGCCTGCACTGAGCTCACCCGGCCACGCGTCGCTGATCGGCTCGATGGATATCAAAGGCGCACTCAGCATGACTGTGCTGCCAAGCGTGCTGGCGCTGGTGATGACTGCGGTATTCGACGCCACCGGCACGATTCGCGCCGTTGCCGGACAAGCCGGACAGGTCAATGAAAAAGGTTATATCCACAACGGCGGCAAGGCGTTGACAGCCGATTCGCTGAGCTCGATTTTCGCTGGCCTGGTCGGTGGCGCTCCTGCGGCTGCTTACATCGAATCGACTGTCGGCACTGCTGCAGGCGCTCGCACCGGCCTCACCGCAGTCGTCGTCGGCCTGTTGTTCCTGGCTGTGATTTTCTTCTCGCCGCTGGCTGGCCTGGTGCCTTCCTATGCGACGGCGCCGGCGCTGATGTATGTCGGCCTGCTGATGCTCGGCAGCGTCAGCCGCATGCACATGGATGACATGGTTGACGCGATGTCCGGCCTGTTGTGCGCAGTGTTCATCGTACTGACCTGCAATATCGTCACCGGCATCATGCTCGGCTTTTGCACCCTGGTGATCGGCCGTGTCGTATCGGGCGAATTCCGCAAACTGAATGTCGGTACAGTCGCCATTGCGATTGCCCTGGCAGTCTTCTATGCAGGTGGCTGGGCGATTTAA